The sequence ATACTTTAATTAAAAGCAAAGTAATTGAGGACTTAAGAGATTATAAGGAAGAATTAATTGGTGGATTACTTTCAAATGAAACAATAAAAAAAGCCTATTCTTTAAATATAGATGGCAATAACATTTTTAAAATTGATGAATTTATCAGTATGTTACGTTACAAAAATTATTGGGAAAATAGCTATACAAAGTACAGCAATGAAATCGGTCTGACAAGTGATGGGAAATATCTGAAATACAATACAGACGTTGTACTCGACTTCCCGCATAAGGATTGTGTACTGGAAGGTGGCATGACAAAAGAGGATGTTGGTAAAAATGAGGTGTTTTACCACCAAGTATTGGCCAAAGAAGAGATTGATATTATGCTTTCCCCAAAAGTATTGACGAGTATTAAAAAATATGATGAAAACGGGGTGCATGAGGTTACCGAATTCAAGAACACGGACAATCTCATTATTAAAGGGAATAACCTAATTGCTTTACATACATTGAAAGAACGCTTTGCTGGAAAAGTAAAATTAATTTATATTGATCCGCCTTATAATACTGGGGGAGATAGTTTTAAATACAATGATCGTTTCAATCATTCAACTTGGCTTACTTTCATGAGGAATAGACTTATGATTGCTAAAGAAATGCTTCACGAGAAAGGTAGTATTTTTATACAGATCGATGATTTTGAGGATGCTTATTTAAAAGTATTAATGGATGATATATTTGGAAGAGAAAATTTTCGAAACAAAATAACCTGGAAAAGACGCGGGGGGAGTGCAAATCCTAGTAATAGGTTAAATAACGTTGTTGAATATATTTTGTGGTATGTGAAAGATGTTGACCTTTTTGACTATACACCAGTTTACTCTCTAAATGACGAAAATACTCAAAAGTATATTAAAGAGAGATTTAATAATATTGATGAAAACGGTAGGAAATATATGAAATCCCCTATTCAAAGCCCAAACTATCGTGAAAACCTTATATATGACTACAAAGGTTATAAAACACCTCCGAAAGGTTATTCTATTTCAAAAGAGGTAATGGAAAGATGGGATAGAGAGGGAAGATTAGCATTCCCAGACGATAAAAGTAAAAATATTAATAGAAAAATATATTTAGATGAGTATAAAGGACAACCAATCAATTCTTTATGGAATGATATTTATGTTATTAATCCTATGTCAAAAGAAAGAACTGAATTTAGTAGCGGACAAAAACCAGAAACTTTAATACAAAGAATTATTCAGATGGTAACAAAAGAAAATGATATTATATTAGATTTCCATATGGGATCTGGAACTACACAGTCAGTAGCGATGAAAATGAAGCGACAATTTATTGGTGTTGAACAAATGGATTATATAAACACTATAACCGTACCACGGCTAAAAAATGTAATTAACGGGGATCAAGGTGGAATATCAAAAGAAGTTAATTGGCAAGGTGGAGGAAGCTTTATCTATGCTGAATTGTACGAACTAAACCAACAATTCATAAGCAAAATTCAACAAATCCAGTCCGATGATGAAATCAAAACTATTATTGATGAAATTAAAAATTCAGCATTTCTCGATTTTAAGGTGAACATTGAAAAAGTAACAAGTGATGAAGAACACTTTGCTTCACTTTCTTTAGCAGAAAAGAAAGACATTCTAATAAAAGCATTGGACGCTAACCAGATGTATTTAAGCTATTCAGAGATTGATGATTCCCAATATGAAATACCCGAAACAGTCAAACAGTTTAACCATTCTTTTTACAATCGTGGTGATAAATCATGACGAATGAAATATTACACAGTCAAATTGAAGATCGATTTAATAGTATTTTTGAAACACCGCCTGATGTGCCCCAATATATTTATGATAATGTTAGTCATGAATTAAGGCCTTATCAAGAACAGGCGCTACGCCAATTTATTTATACACAACGATCGGATACAGCTGATGTTGCTTTTAACCATCTTTTGTTCCATATGGCAACAGGTTCAGGGAAAACATTGGTATTAGCTGCAACCATTCTTTATTTATATAAGGAACATGGTCACAAAAACTTTATTTTCTTTGTA is a genomic window of Virgibacillus proomii containing:
- a CDS encoding site-specific DNA-methyltransferase; the encoded protein is MDTTLLSQVKSVLLSFPQYWEEDTLIKSKVIEDLRDYKEELIGGLLSNETIKKAYSLNIDGNNIFKIDEFISMLRYKNYWENSYTKYSNEIGLTSDGKYLKYNTDVVLDFPHKDCVLEGGMTKEDVGKNEVFYHQVLAKEEIDIMLSPKVLTSIKKYDENGVHEVTEFKNTDNLIIKGNNLIALHTLKERFAGKVKLIYIDPPYNTGGDSFKYNDRFNHSTWLTFMRNRLMIAKEMLHEKGSIFIQIDDFEDAYLKVLMDDIFGRENFRNKITWKRRGGSANPSNRLNNVVEYILWYVKDVDLFDYTPVYSLNDENTQKYIKERFNNIDENGRKYMKSPIQSPNYRENLIYDYKGYKTPPKGYSISKEVMERWDREGRLAFPDDKSKNINRKIYLDEYKGQPINSLWNDIYVINPMSKERTEFSSGQKPETLIQRIIQMVTKENDIILDFHMGSGTTQSVAMKMKRQFIGVEQMDYINTITVPRLKNVINGDQGGISKEVNWQGGGSFIYAELYELNQQFISKIQQIQSDDEIKTIIDEIKNSAFLDFKVNIEKVTSDEEHFASLSLAEKKDILIKALDANQMYLSYSEIDDSQYEIPETVKQFNHSFYNRGDKS